CCATCGCCGCGAGGGTGTCGTCGAGGCGGTGCGGGGCCTCGAAGTAGACCATCGTGCGGCGCTCGCCCTCGACCTCCCGCAGCCGCGACAGCCGCTCGCCCGCCTTCCTCGGCAGGAACCCCTCGAAGCAGAACCGGTCGACGGGCAGCCCGGACAGCGCGAGCGCGGTGAGCACGGCGGACGGGCCGGGTACGGCGGTGACCTTGATGTCCTTCTCGACGGCCGCGGCGACCAGCCGGTACCCGGGGTCGGAGACGGACGGCATCCCGGCGTCGGTCACCAGCAGCACGCGCGCCCCGCCGGCCAGCGCCTCGACGAGTTCGGGCGTGCGGGCGGCCTCGTTCCCCTCGAAGTACGACACCACGCGCCCGGTGGGCTGCACGCCCAGCGCCTGGGTCAGCCGGCGCAGCCTGCGGGTGTCCTCGGCGGCGACGACGTCCGCGCCCGCCAGCTCCTGGGCGAGCCGGGGCGGGGCGTCGGCCACGTCGCCGATGGGGGTGCCGGCCAAAACAAGGGTTCCTGTCACGGTTCCATCCTCGCAGGGGCATTCGGCGGCAGCCGCATCCACCCATTAGGCCCGTGCACGGGACTCCCACAGACCTGTTCCCTACGATGGCGCGGTGACCAGTACCGCGTCCTCCACGGACACCCGGCAGGGCCAGGCAGCCGAAGAACGGCGGCCGTCGTGGCAGCAGCGGCTGCGCCGCTTCGGATACAACGCACCACCCAGAAGCGATGTGCGTGATCGGCTCGTGCCGCCGTACGCCGAACCCAGCCCCCGGATCTGGGCTGCGTTCGGGCTGCGCCACGAGGTCGCGGAGCGCATCACGCGCTGGTCGGGCTGGGGCGGCCCGCTGCTCGTGACCCTGATGGCGGGGCTGATGCGGTTCTGGAACCTGGGCAGCCCGAAGGCGGTGATATTCGACGAGACGTACTACGCCAAGGACGCCTGGGCGCTGATCCACCGCGGGTACGAGGTCAACTGGGACAAGAACGCCAATGACCTGATCCTGCAGAACAGCGGGCACGTCGGCATCCCCTCGGACGCCGCCTATGTGGTGCATCCCCCGGTCGGCAAGTACGTCATCGGGCTCGGCGAATGGATGTTCGGCTTCAATCCGTTCGGCTGGCGTTTCATGACGGCGCTGCTCGGCACGCTGTCGGTGCTGCTGCTGTGCCGGATCGGGCGCCGGATGTTCCGCTCCACGTTCCTGGGCTGTCTCGCGGGCGCGCTGATGGCGGTGGACGGGCTGCACTTCGTGATGAGCCGCACCTCGCTGCTCGACGGTGTGCTGATGTTCTTCGTCCTGGCGGCCTTCGGCTGCCTGATCGTGGACCGCGACCGGTCACGCGCCCGACTGGCGGGCGCCCTGCCGACGGACGCGGACGGGCTCGTACGCCCCGACGCGCACATCGCCGAGTCCACCCGCCTCGGCTGGCGCCCCTGGCGCTGGACGGCCGGTCTGCTGCTGGGCCTGGCCCTCGGCACCAAGTGGAGCGGCCTGTACGTGCTCTTCGCGTTCTGCCTGATGGCGGTCCTGTGGGACGTCGGCGCGCGCCGGGTCGCGGGCGCCCGTCACCCGTACATGGCGGCCCTCAAGCACGACACGGGCATCACGTTCCTCGCAACGGTCCCGGTGGCGATCGCCACGTACTTCGTCTCCTGGACCGGCTGGATCCTCTCCCCCACCAACGGCAAGGGCGGCTACTTCCGCAACTGGGCCGCGACCGACGGCAAGGGCGGCAGCTGGACCTTCCTGCCCGACTGGCTGCGCAGCCTGTGGCACTACGAGCACGAGGTGTACGAGTTCCACGTCGGCCTCTCGTCGCCGCACACCTACCAGTCGAACCCGTGGAGCTGGATCGTCCTGGGCCGCCCGGTCTCGTACTTCTACGAGTCCCCGCTGCCCGGCAAGGACGGCTGCCCGGCGGACGCGGGCGGCAAGTGCGCCCGCGAGGTCCTGGCCCTGGGCACGCCCCTCCTCTGGTGGGCCGCCTGCTTCGCGATCGTCTACGTCCTGTGGCGCTGGGCGTTCCGCCGCGACTGGCGGGCGGGCGCGATCGCCTGCGGCATCGCGGCCGGCTACCTCCCCTGGTTCATGTACCAGGAGCGCACGATCTTCTTCTTCTACGCCATCATCTTCGTCCCGTTCCTGTGCCTGGCGGTCGCCATGATGATCGGCGCGATCCTCGGCCCACCCGGCTCCACGGAACGCCGCCGCGTCATCGGCGCGGCGAGCGCGGGCGTCCTGGTCCTCCTGATCGCCTGGAACTTCATCTACTTCTGGCCCCTGTACACGGGCACCGCGATCCCCATAGACCAGTGGCGGTCGCGGATGTGGCTGGACACCTGGGTCTAGCTGCACAGACACACCAAGAGGGCGCGGCAGTCTGCCGCGCCCTCTTGGCCGTTGTTGGTCGTTAGTGGGTGTCGTTGGTCACCTTCGGACGGCCCCATGACGGCCCAGCTCTTGCCCCTGAGAGATATACAGACCTCCCAGGTCGACACAAACGCTCTTCGTCTGACCAGTAGAAACGTGTTCTTCTCACCAAAGGGCAACGCTTGCCGTCCAGGCCTTGTCCATGGCCAGCGGCGCAACCTCTGCCGCACCTCATCACAGCGCAGGAACGTGAAGGTAACGGGATCGGGCGACTCCAGTCACAAGTCTGGTGCCGGATCAGCCGGACGCCAGATCCGGCCCGCCAACGACAGACAGATCTTGAAAACGGTCGTGCGCGAGCCACCCTGGGTTCAAATCCCACACCCACCGCGCAACAACACGGCCCCCTGACCGGACGAGACGGTCAGGGGGCCGTGTTGTTGCGCGGATGGGGCACGGGCAGCTTCTGATCCGTAGCTCTAGCCGGATCTCATCAAGGGGAGTCGCCCTACCAGTGGTCGTGGTGATCGCAGTGCTTGTCGTGCTGGTGACGCTTGATCTTGGTGGGGTCGGTGGCGGTGTGGGTGGTCGTGTCGCCGCCTCCGGTGACAGTGGCGGTGTTGGTGACGGTGCTGGGGGCCTTGCAGGAGACCTCCACCTTGAGGGTGATGGGTGGGTAGCTGCTCCCTGAGGGGAGGACGTCGCTGCGGGTACAGGTGAGGGTGGATCGGCTGCAGGCCCATCCAGTGCCGCTGAGCGAGACGAGGGTGAGTCCCTTGGGCAAGGTTTCGGTCAGAGTGACGGTGGTGCCGTCGGTCGGGCCGGTGCCACTGTTGGTGACCGTGATGCTGTAGGTGCCCCTCTTGCCCTGCCGGAACGCGCCATTGTGACTCTTGCTGATCGCCAGCGTGGGCGGGCAGGCGCCGGTGACGGTCGTGGGATCGGTCGCGGTGTGAGTGGCGGTGTCCCCGCCGCCAGTGGCCGAGGCGCTGTTGGTGACCTGACCGGAGGCCGTACAGGCGACGTTGACCGCGAGGGTGAGCGCCGGATAGCTGCCACCGGACGCAAGGACGTCACTGCGGGTACAGGTCAGCGTGGCCAGCGTGCACGTCCACCCGGTACCGCTCAACGACGTCGCGGTAAGCCCAGCCGGGAGAGTGTCGGTCACGGTGACGACGGTGCCATCGGTCGCGCCGGTCCCGTCGTTGCCGACCGTGAGCGTGTAGGAGCCGGACTGACCCCGCCCAAAGCTGCCACTGTGACTCTTGCTGATCGCCAGCGTGGGCGGGCAGGCGCCGGTGACGGTCGTGGGATCGGTCGCGGTGTGAGTGGCGGTGTCCCCGCCGCCAATGGCCGAGGCGCTGTTGGTGACCTGACCGGAGGCCGTACAGGCGACGTTGACCGCGA
This portion of the Streptomyces mirabilis genome encodes:
- the rsmI gene encoding 16S rRNA (cytidine(1402)-2'-O)-methyltransferase — encoded protein: MTGTLVLAGTPIGDVADAPPRLAQELAGADVVAAEDTRRLRRLTQALGVQPTGRVVSYFEGNEAARTPELVEALAGGARVLLVTDAGMPSVSDPGYRLVAAAVEKDIKVTAVPGPSAVLTALALSGLPVDRFCFEGFLPRKAGERLSRLREVEGERRTMVYFEAPHRLDDTLAAMAEVFGDERRAAVCRELTKTYEEVKRGPLGELAAWAAEGVRGEITVVVEGAPEKGAEELDAGELVRRVRVREEAGERRKEAIAAVAAEAKIPKRDVFDAVVAAKNAAHSAP
- a CDS encoding dolichyl-phosphate-mannose--protein mannosyltransferase gives rise to the protein MTSTASSTDTRQGQAAEERRPSWQQRLRRFGYNAPPRSDVRDRLVPPYAEPSPRIWAAFGLRHEVAERITRWSGWGGPLLVTLMAGLMRFWNLGSPKAVIFDETYYAKDAWALIHRGYEVNWDKNANDLILQNSGHVGIPSDAAYVVHPPVGKYVIGLGEWMFGFNPFGWRFMTALLGTLSVLLLCRIGRRMFRSTFLGCLAGALMAVDGLHFVMSRTSLLDGVLMFFVLAAFGCLIVDRDRSRARLAGALPTDADGLVRPDAHIAESTRLGWRPWRWTAGLLLGLALGTKWSGLYVLFAFCLMAVLWDVGARRVAGARHPYMAALKHDTGITFLATVPVAIATYFVSWTGWILSPTNGKGGYFRNWAATDGKGGSWTFLPDWLRSLWHYEHEVYEFHVGLSSPHTYQSNPWSWIVLGRPVSYFYESPLPGKDGCPADAGGKCAREVLALGTPLLWWAACFAIVYVLWRWAFRRDWRAGAIACGIAAGYLPWFMYQERTIFFFYAIIFVPFLCLAVAMMIGAILGPPGSTERRRVIGAASAGVLVLLIAWNFIYFWPLYTGTAIPIDQWRSRMWLDTWV